The Pseudodesulfovibrio sp. zrk46 genome contains a region encoding:
- the murF gene encoding UDP-N-acetylmuramoyl-tripeptide--D-alanyl-D-alanine ligase, whose protein sequence is MNLTLADVERCLTGMAEEGHDQIGINTVQTDSRTVSKGDLFFCIDGENFDGHEFAAQAVKNGAAAVVSGQFLELDAPMVMVRDTTRALGQLAACWRKKCGAKLVGVTGTAGKTTVKEMLYAVASQKYSTAKNYRNFNNQIGLPMSMLKASEEQELWIMELGISVRGDMEELATIATPDVAVITNVGAGHLEGLGDENGVAEAKTTLLKHLHESGTAIVGMDYPLLWDAAREIVDAPIGFSAKENTDTSYVASFLGAEAEGWGRFRLRTPEGDGEFTAPFCGEHYAENLACVAAAAHQLGITRDEVIKGVQTLTADSQRFCCKIAGNAMVIDDTYNANPLSMARSIETAAKMAEDRPLVLVLGDMRELGEEAIKRHEELGRLIKDVAPRAMFYKGDHYGDVICGMGEDSLTRTTGPEDFIKEWRTMGLSGAVILVKGSRSLKMEEFANALCRELDDAGMGA, encoded by the coding sequence GTGAATTTGACCCTTGCTGACGTAGAACGCTGCCTGACAGGCATGGCCGAAGAGGGCCACGACCAGATCGGCATCAACACCGTGCAGACCGACTCTCGCACCGTGTCCAAGGGCGACCTGTTCTTCTGCATTGATGGTGAGAACTTCGACGGGCACGAGTTCGCGGCACAGGCCGTGAAGAACGGTGCCGCAGCCGTGGTTTCCGGACAGTTCCTCGAGCTGGATGCGCCCATGGTCATGGTGCGCGACACCACCCGCGCCCTCGGCCAGTTGGCCGCCTGCTGGCGCAAAAAATGCGGCGCCAAGCTGGTGGGTGTCACCGGCACCGCAGGCAAGACCACGGTAAAGGAAATGCTCTATGCCGTGGCCTCCCAGAAATACTCCACTGCCAAGAACTACCGCAATTTCAACAACCAGATCGGTCTGCCCATGTCCATGCTCAAGGCCTCCGAAGAGCAGGAATTGTGGATCATGGAGCTGGGCATCTCGGTACGCGGCGATATGGAAGAGCTGGCCACCATCGCCACTCCGGACGTCGCTGTCATCACCAATGTGGGCGCCGGGCATCTGGAAGGACTGGGCGACGAGAACGGCGTGGCCGAAGCCAAGACCACGCTGCTCAAGCACCTGCACGAGTCCGGCACCGCCATCGTGGGCATGGACTACCCGCTGCTCTGGGATGCGGCACGCGAGATCGTGGACGCACCCATAGGATTTTCTGCGAAAGAGAACACCGACACCTCTTATGTTGCCTCGTTCCTCGGGGCCGAAGCCGAAGGGTGGGGACGCTTCAGGCTTCGGACCCCCGAGGGCGACGGTGAATTCACTGCCCCGTTCTGCGGCGAACACTACGCCGAGAACCTGGCCTGTGTTGCGGCGGCTGCCCACCAGTTGGGCATCACCCGCGACGAGGTCATCAAGGGCGTGCAGACACTGACGGCCGACAGCCAGCGCTTCTGCTGCAAGATCGCCGGCAACGCCATGGTCATTGATGACACCTACAACGCCAATCCGCTCTCCATGGCCCGATCGATCGAGACGGCCGCAAAGATGGCTGAGGACCGCCCGCTGGTGCTGGTACTCGGCGACATGCGCGAACTGGGCGAAGAAGCCATCAAGCGACATGAGGAGCTCGGCAGGCTGATCAAGGACGTGGCTCCCAGAGCCATGTTTTACAAGGGCGATCACTATGGGGACGTGATCTGCGGTATGGGCGAGGACTCCCTCACCCGCACCACTGGCCCGGAAGATTTTATCAAAGAGTGGCGCACCATGGGTCTGTCCGGGGCTGTAATCCTGGTCAAAGGCTCGCGCTCACTCAAAATGGAAGAGTTCGCCAATGCCTTGTGCCGGGAACTCGACGACGCGGGGATGGGAGCTTAA